One Mustelus asterias chromosome 29, sMusAst1.hap1.1, whole genome shotgun sequence DNA segment encodes these proteins:
- the mtmr10 gene encoding myotubularin-related protein 10 produces MKSSKPSFRSYLPPAEGFFPSKAEVSRVCEAALLPGELVVSETSNVRKCIATDTSAHDLYGTLLCTNFKISFITKDVTPFRKFQYRNLLLEEHDISLTCVDQVVAVNDERKKRKVLGPNQCLKFKPTELIIYCKDFRIIRFRFDESVPESARKICLVIAHYTQPKDLQLLFGFAYAREKCQNSVSKVNGTEPEVDGLQTSLFETYSDWDREIKRTGASEWRVSSVNEHYATSTSLPEYFVVPSSLADEDLKQLVLSFNSDRIPIWCWYHWTGSALVRMGNIKPGPKLRKHNTRILKAIAQSHPERSEVFKSDLDKNLPSPSEVQASLVRLKQLCINDLFEETDEKWLSLLENTQWLEYVRLFLKHSAELTQWIYSENISVIIQEEEGRDLSCVISSVVQVMLDPHFRTLLGFQSLIQKEWVVAGYRFLDRCNHLGESEKHECPLFLLFLDCVWQLLQQFPAAFEFTETYLTVLYDSLRIPLFGTFLFNSPYQRMQQSQDFATNGNLQCEGKGLELPSVWNWSLQFTAKDLTLFNNPLYIGKSVTCVQNGTIKSFKRVKKNSSSSIYSVYTMKNGKLSDQHDFLPRRNSIQRPNSDLMQLNESHDRSVERYFRDWFSKPLDLHGMILPHLSSAHVQLWKQCYLRWIPEAQITNGGFISAFHKISLLADDIETLQQRLRQCWSDPCLSDTPDSCSRRMYFRAKDFSQTPGELDCFSSSFPFSPVGNLCRRSILGTPLSKFLLTGAKTWPSTETLANED; encoded by the exons GCGAACTTGTGGTGAGTGAGACCAGCAATGTTAGAAAATGTATCGCTACGGACACAAGTGCACACGACCTCTATGGGACACTGCTATGCACCAACTTCAAGATCTCCTTCATCACAAAGGATGTGACACCTTTTCGG AAATTTCAGTACAGAAACTTGCTGTTGGAGGAACATGACATCTCTCTGACCTGTGTGGACCAGGTAGTAGCAG TGAACGATGAGAGGAAAAAGAGGAAGGTCTTGGGACCCAACCAGTGCCTGAAGTTTAAACCCACTGAGCTCATCATTTACTGCAAGGATTTCCGTATCATTCGCTTCCGTTTTGATGAATCTGTTCCAGAATCTGCCAGAAAG ATCTGCCTTGTGATTGCACATTACACTCAGCCTAAAGATCTCCAGTTGCTGTTTGGCTTTGCGTATGCCAGGGAGAAGTGCCAGAATTCAG TTAGCAAAGTGAATGGGACAGAGCCCGAGGTGGATGGACTGCAGACATCACTGTTTGAAACCTATTCGGACTGGGATAGGGAGATAAAGCGGACAGGGGCATCGGAATGGAGAGTTTCCTCGGTCAATGAACACTATGCCACTTCCACAAG CCTTCCGGAATACTTTGTTGTTCCATCTTCTCTGGCGGATGAAGACTTGAAACAGTTGGTTCTTTCTTTCAACAGTGATCGAATTCCA ATATGGTGCTGGTATCACTGGACTGGCAGTGCCCTGGTGAGAATGGGCAACATTAAACCTGGGCCAAAGCTCAGAAAACACAACACCAG GATCCTTAAGGCAATCGCACAAAGCCATCCAGAGCGGAGTGAAGTATTTAAATCCGACTTGGATAAGAATTTACCCAGCCCATCCGAGGTTCAGGCATCGCTGGTGAGACTCAAGCAACTGTGCATTAATG ATTTATTTGAAGAAACGGATGAGAAGTGGCTGTCCTTGTTAGAAAACACTCAGTGGCTGGAATATGTCag ACTGTTCCTGAAGCACTCAGCAGAACTTACACAATGGATATACAGCGAGAATATTTCTGTCATCATTCAGG AGGAGGAAGGAAGAGACCTGAGCTGTGTGATTTCCTCAGTGGTGCAGGTGATGTTGGACCCCCATTTCCGCACTCTGCTGGGTTTTCAGAGCCTGATTCAGAAAGAGTGGGTTGTGGCCGGTTACCGCTTCCTGGATCGCTGTAACCATCTCGGAGAGTCGGAGAAACACGAG TGTCCCTTGTTCCTGCTgttcctggactgtgtgtggcaGCTATTGCAGCAATTCCCAGCCGCATTCGAGTTTACTGAGACCTACCTGACTGTTTTATATGACAGCCTGAGGATTCCCTTGTTTGGTACCTTCCTTTTCAACAGTCCCTATCAGCGGATGCAACAGAGCCAG GATTTTGCCACTAATGGAAACCTGCAATGTGAAGGGAAAGGTCTGGAGCTGCCCTCTGTCTGGAACTGGTCGCTGCAGTTCACAGCTAAAGATCTGACACTGTTCAATAACCCTCTGTACATTGGCAAAAGTGTGACGTGTGTGCAGAATGGGACAATCAAATCCTTCAAAAGAGTGAAG AaaaattcctcctcctccatcTATTCGGTGTACACGATGAAGAACGGAAAACTGAGTGACCAACACGATTTCCTCCCCCGCAGGAACTCGATACAAAGACCAAACTCTGATTTAATGCAACTCAATGAGAGCCATGATCGCAGCGTGGAGCGTTATTTCAGGGACTGGTTCTCAAAGCCTTTGGACCTGCACGGAATGATCCTGCCACATCTCAGCAGCGCACATGTCCAGCTGTGGAAGCAGTGTTACTTACGCTGGATCCCCGAGGCACAGATCACCAACGGAGGATTTATCAGCGCCTTTCACAAGATCTCGTTGCTGGCAGATGACATCGAAACTCTCCAGCAACGTCTCCGCCAGTGCTGGAGTGACCCCTGTCTCTCTGACACTCCTGACTCCTGCAGTCGCAGGATGTATTTCCGAGCCAAAGACTTCAGTCAAACCCCTGGTGAGCTGGactgtttctcctcatcttttcCCTTCTCTCCTGTTGGGAACCTCTGTCGACGGAGCATTCTGGGAACACCACTCAGTAAATTCCTGCTCACTGGTGCCAAGACATGGCCTTCTACAGAAACCCTGGCCAATGAAGATTGA